In Plectropomus leopardus isolate mb unplaced genomic scaffold, YSFRI_Pleo_2.0 unplaced_scaffold4072, whole genome shotgun sequence, the DNA window agaagacacagggctgagacagagacagagaggacacaggGCTGAGACAGAAAGAACACAGGGCTGAGACACAGGGGACAAAGGGCTGAGACAGAAAGGACACAGGActgagaaagagacacagaggacacagggTTGAGACAGAGTGTTAGGCTAACATCAACATGTGCAATGTGTCTCACCGGTTGGGGACGGGCTGCAGCGGGACGCCCCAGGACGGACCAGAGGTGGTGTTGTACAAACAGAGAGGACCCTGAGACAGACCTGTGGCAGATACATAACAGCAGACCCCTGCAGCCAATAGACACCCACAGGAGGACATCACATGAGACAACAtctggagacagagacagacacctGAGTCAACATCTGGAGACAGTCATAGACACTGAGACAAAAAGCCGTGGAGACAGACAGGCGGTCTCACCTTGCGTCTGAAGGCCCAGCAGTCTTGGGTCCGGCTGCTCCGGTCAAACCGTCGAGCTGCGAGAAGAACCTGAAACCAGGACAGACAGTCCTTTATTTACTGAGAGACAcgaggacagagagacacagagatggaCAGTAAACAAactctctgtgagtgtgtgtttatcaggGGACatgagagtgagacagagacacaaagagacaatgagacagagggacactgagacacagagacactgatcGTTTCTTTATCAGACAATGtcagagtgagacagaaagacagagggacacagtgacagagacacagagattGACAGTAAACAAACTTATCAGACGACTTTAgagcaagacagagagacatcAGAGGACACCTGAGGACACTGAGCAGGAGTCCCCAGGGGTGAGAGGTCGTGACCTCGGGGACACCTACCAGGAGCCCAGAGCCCCACAGGCCCGAGGTCCAGGTGGCCTCTCTGGTCACATGACCCTCCAACAGGAAGTGGATCTTCAggtcaggaagcagcagcaggatgttGGACAGTATACAGACTATTGCCATGGCAACCAgggagacagaaacacaccGCAGACATCTGGACACGCACATCTGAGGACATCAAaaagttaacacacacacacacacacacacacacacacacacacacacacacacacacacacacacaccacacacacacacacacacacctgaggaCATGTTTAAGGGGTAAATTAAGGGtaatataaagataaataatgttaaaataagataaaggaTGTTACAATAAGATAATGTTAAaagataatgttaaaataagataaatattgtaaaaatataaatgttaaaagataaaggaaagttaaaatataaagataaatactgtcaaaataagacgatggatttaaaaatataaatatcatacTAACAGATAGATATAATGTTAAGATAAAATGAATGGTGTTAAAATGAGataaaagatgttaaaatgaGATAAGGAGCATTCAGTCGATCACGTCATTTCGTTGTGATGTTAAACAACATAATATTATGCGTCTTCACACTGAAACAATTATCTGCATTTATTCATGTATCACTTCAGTTCTGCTGCTGatcaataaatttaaattatattttgactttaatctgattaaacaaaaacatcgagttaaattaatcaatttgttccttttttattattaatgtctCGTGTTCCTGCAGCTCAGTGGACAGACACCATAACcctaacaacaataataaaaatgctgttaataacaaaaacaataatggcaataataataatcataataataataataacatataatagTGATGTGTTGGTGCGAAAAGCTGAGAGCGCTCACCCTGCAGATGTTTA includes these proteins:
- the LOC121939077 gene encoding transmembrane 4 L6 family member 5-like, which produces MLPVSIYGARLSSCVLTSSHVINVSVCPSDSELDHLSVNICRMCVSRCLRCVSVSLVAMAIVCILSNILLLLPDLKIHFLLEGHVTREATWTSGLWGSGLLVLLAARRFDRSSRTQDCWAFRRKMLSHVMSSCGCLLAAGVCCYVSATGLSQGPLCLYNTTSGPSWGVPLQPVPNRHTGYLNNRTLWSSVCLEPRGVVLWNLVLFGVMGGASGLQTVLCAANILNSLLGLILGQGFCHHKVCLWCLLSYPVVSAVSGLIPVPLLSPVSICCLR